The segment TGTCCTTTACGCTTTGCCCGATGTTGACCGGGATGTCCACGGGGCCCGAGGCGTCCTGCGCGCGTGCCGCGGCGAGGAACAAAAAGCCGGTGATGAGCGCGCTCTTAAAGTGCATGGCGGATCGCTGCCAGTTTGCGCAGAAGGCCGGGCAACTGCGCGAGAGGAATCTGGTTGGGGCCGTCGGAGGGCGCCTTCGCCGGATTTTCGTGGGTCTCCAGAAAAACACCCGAAGCTCCGGCCGCCACGGCCGCGCACGCCAGAACCGGCGCCAGACGGCCGTCACCGGTCGTCCTGTCGCCGCCACCCCCGGGCCTTTGCACGGAGTGTGTCGCGTCGAAGATCACGTGATAGCCCTGCTCCTGCACCCACGGGATCGATCGCATGTCGGCAACCAAGTTGTTGTAGCCGAAAGTCGTGCCGCGCTCCGTGAAGCAGAACTTCCGGCATCCCTCCGCGAGCAGTTTGTCCGCGATGGGCTTCACCTCCCAGGGCGAGAGGAACTGTCCCTTTTTGACGTTCACCGCCCTGCCGCTGCGGGCCGCGGCGCTGATGAGGTCCGTTTGCCTGCACAAAAACGCCGGGATCTGCAGCAGATCGACATGGTCCGCGGCGATCTCGACCTCCTGCGGCGAGTGCACGTCCGTGGTCACCGGAATGCCGAATTCTTCGCGTATGGCGGCGAGGATACGGCAGCCTTCCTCCGGCCCGGGCCCCCGGAACGAGCGTCCGGATGTGCGGTTGGCTTTGTCGTAGGAGGCCTTGAAAACGAACGGAAGGCCGAGACGCGCAGTGATTGTGACCAGACGGGCGGCCGTCCGGCGCGCTGCCTTCTCGCTCTCGATCACGCACGGGCCGAGAATCAAGGCGAGTTCCTTGCCGCCGAACGTGACATGGCCGACTTTGAAAGGTTTGCCTTTCATCCGCGCGAACTTACACGCAGCGGGCGGCGGAGTCACTCCCGTTGAACTGCCGCCTCGATGAGATCGGCAGTCCGGGCGACCGCGCCGCGGTGCGGTTTGAGCGCGAGCAGGGCTGCTTCGGTAGTTTTTTTTCTCAGGTCGCCATCGGCAAGTTGGCTCCGGAAGGCTTCCAGCAACGAATCTTCGCCGGAAACTTCGACCGCCCCGCCCAACTTCAGGAGGTTGTCGCGAAGGTCGGCGAAATTTTCCATGTGCGGCCCGAAATTGACGGGCCGTCCGGCCATGATCGCTTCCACCGGGTTCTGCCCGCCGCGCCCCGTGATACTTTTTCCGATGAACACGCAGTCCGCGCAGGCATACCAATCGCGCAGTTCGCCGGTGGTATCCACCAGCAAGACGTCGGGTCCGGAGCCATCAGGTGCCGCACTGCGCAAGGCCACGCGCAGGTCGCCGGCAGAAAGCTCGGCGACGATCTCGCTTGCGCGCTCCGCATGGCGGGGAACCAAGATCAGCTTCACGCGGGGAAACGCGGTCTTGAGCCGCCGCAACACTGCGGTCATCAGGGCTTCTTCGCCGCGGTGCGTGCTGCCGGCGAGGATTACAGGGTCCGAGGCGCCGAAGCCCCATGCCGTCAAGATCGGCCGGAAGTCGCGCGGCGCGCTGTTGCTGTCCGCCGGATCAAATTTCACGCTTCCGGTCACGTGCAGGCGCGAAGCCGGAACACCGAGCCGGCGCCAGAGTTCCGTGTGTCCGGGTTCCTGCAGTCCGATCGCCGAGAGATGGCGGGTGGCGGCCTTCACGATCGGCGCAAAGCGCAGCAGGCGGCGTTCGGAGCGGGGAGAGACGCGGGCGTTGATCAAGAGGATCGGTATCTGGCGGCGCGAAGCGTCCCATATGAAATTGGGCCACATCTCGCTCTCGGTCAGAACCACCGCGCGCGGCCGAACGGTGTCGAATGCACGGCGCACGAAAGCCGCGACGTCGAGCGGTCCGTAGATCGCAACCAGCCAATCCTTCTGCTTGGAGAGCGCGATGGCGTGGGCCGTGGATGTCGTGTTGGAGATCACGAAATGCCAGTCCGGGTGCCTGCGGTGCAATTCGTCGATGACTTTCAAGGCCACGAGCAATTCGCCGACGCTGACTGCATGGACCCAAATCCAATCGCCATTTCCGAACCTCACCCTGATTTCCGGCGAATACCGCGCGAACCGTTGTCCGAAATCCTGCTTGAATCCTCCGCGCCGGAACATGCGGACCAAGTAGCGCGGGAGGGCGACGATGAGCCCGAGCGGCAGAAGGAAATTGTAGAGGAACCGGATCATCAGGCGTGGCGTTTGCGGTAAAACGCGACCCAAGCCTGCCCGTAACGCTTGTTGCGGAGCAACTCCCAAGCGCCGGTCTCCGGCGGCGGTTCGATCGGCAACTCGACGACAAAGATCGCGTGCAAGGCCGCGCACGCGGCGAATTTCGCGTCGGCGAGCAGTGACACG is part of the Chthoniobacterales bacterium genome and harbors:
- a CDS encoding 3-deoxy-8-phosphooctulonate synthase, producing MKGKPFKVGHVTFGGKELALILGPCVIESEKAARRTAARLVTITARLGLPFVFKASYDKANRTSGRSFRGPGPEEGCRILAAIREEFGIPVTTDVHSPQEVEIAADHVDLLQIPAFLCRQTDLISAAARSGRAVNVKKGQFLSPWEVKPIADKLLAEGCRKFCFTERGTTFGYNNLVADMRSIPWVQEQGYHVIFDATHSVQRPGGGGDRTTGDGRLAPVLACAAVAAGASGVFLETHENPAKAPSDGPNQIPLAQLPGLLRKLAAIRHAL
- a CDS encoding 3-deoxy-D-manno-octulosonic acid transferase; its protein translation is MIRFLYNFLLPLGLIVALPRYLVRMFRRGGFKQDFGQRFARYSPEIRVRFGNGDWIWVHAVSVGELLVALKVIDELHRRHPDWHFVISNTTSTAHAIALSKQKDWLVAIYGPLDVAAFVRRAFDTVRPRAVVLTESEMWPNFIWDASRRQIPILLINARVSPRSERRLLRFAPIVKAATRHLSAIGLQEPGHTELWRRLGVPASRLHVTGSVKFDPADSNSAPRDFRPILTAWGFGASDPVILAGSTHRGEEALMTAVLRRLKTAFPRVKLILVPRHAERASEIVAELSAGDLRVALRSAAPDGSGPDVLLVDTTGELRDWYACADCVFIGKSITGRGGQNPVEAIMAGRPVNFGPHMENFADLRDNLLKLGGAVEVSGEDSLLEAFRSQLADGDLRKKTTEAALLALKPHRGAVARTADLIEAAVQRE